One part of the Vicia villosa cultivar HV-30 ecotype Madison, WI linkage group LG6, Vvil1.0, whole genome shotgun sequence genome encodes these proteins:
- the LOC131612036 gene encoding WRKY DNA-binding transcription factor 70-like, with translation MENENLGHGRGTVIDELLRGRQIANQLRNILNENCGDIDDSNGSTTPFAEHLLKEVLVTFTNSLLFLNDTQTSEVSDVQLTKSEDSLESNCKSSSVVKERRGCYKRRKVSQTWEKESEYLVEDGHQWRKYGQKTILKTKFPRNYYRCTHKTEQGCKATKQVQKVQEDPPLYKTTYYGHHACRILQSPEIIADSSFSPSHGSSMFLSFDNSFPTPAKQDCPFLSSPSYPSTSSSISPLKMECKEEIVHPPHSSSANDYYLSGLTFDDSENHVTLSSTLDSHQLGVNIPDILYDDVLNWPLS, from the exons atggaaaatgaaaacCTAGGTCACGGTCGTGGGACGGTGATTGATGAGTTATTAAGAGGACGTCAAATTGCAAATCAACTTAGAAATATCCTCAATGAAAATTGTGGTGATATTGATGATAGTAATGGATCAACAACACCATTTGCTGAGCATCTTTTGAAGGAAGTGCTTGTCACCTTTACCAATTCTCTCTTGTTCTTGAATGATACTCAAACTTCAGAAGTCTCTGATGTGCAACTCACCAAATCTGAAGATTCTTTGGAGAGTAATTGTAAGAGTAGTTCCGTTGTTAAGGAACGAAGAGGCTGTTACAAAAGAAG AAAAGTTTCACAAACATGGGAAAAGGAATCTGAATATCTAGTGGAAGATGGTCATCAATGGAGAAAGTATGGACAAAAAACTATCCTCAAGACCAAATTCCCAAG GAACTACTACAGGTGCACCCACAAAACTGAACAAGGTTGCAAAGCAACAAAACAAGTGCAAAAAGTTCAAGAGGATCCACCTCTTTACAAAACAACTTACTATGGTCATCACGCTTGTAGAATCTTACAAAGTCCTGAGATCATAGCGGATTCATCATTTTCTCCTTCTCATGGCTCTTCCATGTTCCTTAGTTTTGACAACTCTTTCCCAACACCAGCCAAACAAGACTGCCCTTTTCTCTCATCACCTTCTTatccatcaacatcatcatcaatatcaccATTGAAAATGGAATGCAAGGAAGAGATTGTTCATCCTCCTCATTCATCTTCTGCTAATGATTATTACCTCTCTGGACTCACTTTTGATGATTCAGAAAACCATGTCACACTATCATCAACACTTGATTCTCATCAACTTGGTGTCAATATTCCTGATATCTTGTATGATGATGTCCTTAATTGGCCTCTTTCTTAA
- the LOC131612037 gene encoding WRKY DNA-binding transcription factor 70-like, with translation MENENLGHGRGKVIDELLRGRELANQLRNILNESGGDIDDNNGSTTPFAEHLLKEVLTTFTNSLLFLNNTQTSEGSDLQLTKSEDSLESNCKSSSVVKERRGCYKRRKVSQTWEKESEYLVEDGHQWRKYGQKTILNTKFPRNYYRCTHKTEQGCKATKQVQKVQEDPPLYKTTYYGHHTCRILQSPEIIMDSSLSPSNHSSMFLSFDNSFPTPAKQDCPFLSSPSYPSTSSSISSLKMECKEEIVHPPHSSSANDYYLSGLTFDDSEKGVTLSSTLDSHQLGVNIPDIMYDDVLNWPLS, from the exons atggaaaatgaaaacCTAGGTCACGGTCGTGGGAAGGTTATTGATGAGCTATTAAGAGGACGTGAGCTTGCAAATCAACTTAGAAATATCCTCAATGAAAGTGGTGGTGATATTGATGATAACAATGGATCAACAACACCATTTGCTGAACATCTTTTGAAGGAAGTGCTTACCACCTTTACCAATTCTCTCTTGTTCTTGAACAATACTCAAACTTCTGAGGGGTCTGATTTGCAACTCACTAAATCTGAAGATTCTTTGGAGAGTAATTGTAAGAGTAGTTCCGTTGTTAAGGAACGAAGAGGCTGTTACAAAAGAAG AAAAGTTTCACAAACATGGGAGAAGGAATCTGAATATTTAGTGGAAGATGGTCATCAATGGAGAAAGTATGGTCAAAAAACTATCCTCAACACCAAATTCCCAAG GAACTACTACAGGTGCACTCACAAAACTGAACAAGGATGCAAAGCAACAAAACAAGTGCAAAAAGTTCAAGAGGATCCACCTCTTTACAAAACAACCTACTATGGTCATCACACTTGTAGAATCTTACAAAGTCCTGAGATCATTATGGATTCATCACTTTCTCCTTCTAATCACTCTTCCATGTTCCTTAGTTTTGACAACTCTTTCCCAACACCAGCCAAACAAGACTGCCCTTTTCTCTCATCACCTTCTTatccatcaacatcatcatcaatatcatcattgaAAATGGAATGCAAGGAAGAGATTGTTCATCCTCCTCATTCATCTTCTGCTAATGATTATTACCTCTCTGGGCTCACTTTTGATGATTCAGAAAAAGGTGTCACACTATCATCTACCCTTGATTCACATCAACTAGGTGTCAATATTCCTGATATCATGTATGATGATGTCCTTAATTGGCCTCTTTCTTGA